The Vitis vinifera cultivar Pinot Noir 40024 chromosome 16, ASM3070453v1 DNA segment AACGAACAAAAAATTACTCCATTCATCCATCCCCATTTCTTTAAGCCACCCACCCACAGTGCTTTCCAAATTAATATAACATAGCTAGCAAAGCTAAATGATGAATCAAGCCTCCACATGCAAGTCCTGACCCATCTTgagaaaattgtgttttaaattatattggATAAGGATTCTTAATGTTATATAGGTATGAACTTCTCTTAATTATGTAGACACATTTTTAAGGTGCGAGAGTCTATTAAACCTATAATGAACAATATTGACATGACGGAGAGTGGatctgtggaccccgcattttgctCGACGTGTTCCCACTTGATGGCATGagtcctttttttttacttatttggtgaaaatttgatttttagaaaagacttggagtcaacatttatttttgttttatttttaaaggggaaaaacaaaataaaaaagaaaaaccctaagtgtgactcctaaaggaaaaaaaatatgtctgtgaaaaaccaaagtcgagtctgagggtcaggttacttattgggaaggtaagGTAAAAATACCATAATACCACTCTAaatccctaaaaacgggtctctactaaataaggtgaagcaaacatgacaattaactaAGAAATCAATGGATAACAAAATGATCATAGATCAAAACAAGTCATgataactaataaataaataataaaaaaaaaaggtgagaaTGAGAGTGTACCTTGCAAGCAGGTAATAAAGCACTATCATGAAATAGAGTTAGTGCGCAATGATAAGTGTAAAATGTCTCACACAAAACcaattaaaatcaaacaatatcaatTATGCAattcacttgaattattttagaaataaatgttatgaatattGGGTCCCCACtaaagcccaattgattttgtatgaattaatcccacaaattccattattttagaattataaaaaatttattcatgtttattaaaaatcaagagaaacaaaatattatttgaaaatcaaaggaaaTTTGTGAAAGTACTTACTTGAAGGGAAAGGTagtaagtttattaaaaacgagATTTTTGGTGACCCTAAACCTTAAGGAAATACAGAAAATTGaggacttaaaattatttgaaaacttgagtgaatttaaaattatttgaaaaaaaaaaaaaaactagagtttagaaaattaaatttgagaattgaaattttgaaaaattatttaaaaatgggagttttgaaaattaaatttgagaattggaattttgaaaaattatttgtgaatggaatttttaaattttgaaaattaaattttagaattggaattttgaaaaattatttgaaaatagaagtttttaaaaattggagttttgaaaattggagttttgaaaattggagttttgaaaattatttgaagattgaagttttgaaagttaaaattggaaattgaaattttggaaaattattagagaattgaagttttgaaaattgaaattttgaaaaattatttgagaatgagatttcttaaaaattaaatttaaaaattagaattttggaaaattatttgtgaatgaaatttttaaaaattaaaataaattttcaacatACAAGGATAAAGAAACGAGAGGATGGCATATGGCCGTCGGGATACTGGGAAGAGCCCAATCCGAAGTGGGGTTGGGCAATGGGTGGACACAAATGCACATCCATTTTAGAGACGCTGATACCTCACTGAGTACTCCAAGTATTGATGGCTGGGACATATCATTTCATTGACCTTACCCCCGTTCTTGTAAATCTTGAAGGTTGGAACACTTTTTATGCTCTCGGCTTTTGCTACTGTTGGGCTCTCCTCCACTTCACCACCAAACTTCACACTATGAGTTTCCTCCTCCCATGATTTTGGCAATGCAGCCTGTGCCTGGGATAGAGATTCAGCAACCTCAATGTCTCCAAGAAGTTCCCTCCTCAAGACCTCATAATATTTCACTGTCTCTGCCCATCGTCCAAGCTTCCCATTTGAGACAGCTCTGTGAAGAAGAGCCTTGGTGTAATTTGGTTGGATCTTGAGGGCGTGGTTGCAGTCCTTCAACCTGCTCTAACCTGAAAGTGCTCCTCCAATCTTCCAAAGACTGGtaaacttccttcctccttgCTACCCACGGCTCGCCTCCTTCAACTTCTCTATCTAATGCTCATATCATCATCATTTGAAGCTCTCCCGTTCCAGCCATCTCCCTAGCTCTGTTTTTCTCCCAATCCCAAAAAGTCTCTTTCGTTTCTTGCTACTCCctcttttctctgtttttttcttttcttcaacgTCCTcctaaaaaaaccaattttttctGCCACCATTTCCTTTCCCCCCGGATCATCATCTACCCAGccttttcttctcttcaccCAAAAGTTCCCTGTTCCAGCCATCATTCCTCGTTCAGAGTTGTCCCtctctcaaccaccaccatggcaagttGGTGGTCCTTGCCACACGTTTCAGCAGCTCGTTCATGGAAGCCGTCCCCCACTCCTCCAAAATGAAAATCCCAGCTCTTCCCGGGTGACCAGCTATCATCCTCTGGTCCAAGAGGGGTCTACAGGATcattacaaattttattaaaatcccTATCCCAATATGAAAGTTTGTTTGGAAGCACTTCGTAAATAGTGTCTATTTGCTTGATCCCTCAATTCTGTAGAATACAATAAAGATATTGTGTTTGTATGGGGATGGTTATGATATCTTATATTGGatagaaaaaaatgtttatgatGCTAGATATACGTATATGAACTCTTAATTATGTGGACATATTTTATAGTTATAAAAGTCCATCAAATCTAAAACTGACGATATCTATATGCTTTCATTGAAAGCAGATTgttataaaattgaattatgttAACTTGTGTGGTTATCTAATAACTTTATGTTATGTATTTATTCTGTGGTTATCTAATATGTTGTGTATTTCATTGTATAGTTGTTAGGCACAACTCACAAGCAGTGCTGATGAGCAGCATGGTTCATAGACTTTTGGCTATGGCATCTTCTTTCTGGTCACAGTGGTGCAACATTGGCTATGGAGGTGCTGGACTCTTTGTCTCTTTTGCGGTTATTGCTGTGGGTGCAATCTCATGGCACATATTGAGGAAGGAAAGTCTTGCGTTGCCACCAGGTCCTCGAGGCATGCCTGTACTAGGCAACCTCCCATTTCTACATCCTGACCTTCACAGCTGCTTTGCTAAAATGGCTCAAAAATATGGCCCGGTGATGAGGCTTTGGCTCGGTAACAAGCTTACTGTTGTACTGAGCTCACCCTCTCTAGCAAAGGAGGTTCTTCGAGACAACGATGCTATTTTTGCGGACCGGGACACGCCAATTGCAATGCTAACGATGACATATGGTGGCTCTGGGTTGATATGGGCGCGGTGTGACCAAAACTGGCGCATGCTTCGGAAGGTTTGGGTTGGGGAGATGCTAAGCAAAGTGAGCCTTGACAGGCTTTATGCTCTTAGACACCGAGAGGTTTGGGATTCGATGAGAAGGATATATGCAAATGCAGGTACATCAGTAAATGTCAATGAGCATACCTTCTCGGCTATGATAAATGTGATTACCAGCATGTTATGGGGAAGAACCCTAGAAGGTGAGGAAAGAAGACATGCAGACAAAGAGTTTCGACAAGTGGTGTGGGAAATGTTTGACCTCTTAACAAAACCTGATGTTTCAGATCTTTTTCCTGTTTTGGCCCCATTGGATATACAAGGCAAGAATAGTAAGATGAAGAAGCTAGGATCAAGATTGGATCGGATTTTCGACTTCATCATCAATCACCATGAAGTTAAAGGACTAAGCATGGAAGGGATAGAAAACAAAGATAGAGAGCACAAGGATTTACTACAGATCTTTCTGCAGAATGAGGAAGGCTCTAAGGGAATCTTGGACAAGACTCAACTCAAGGCCTTGTTCTTAGTAAGTCTCTTGTCCATAATCTCTTTCCTTGTTCTTGCAGTGTCGTAAAATTTAATGATAATTTGGTGACATAATAACAATTTCCTGCTTTttgcaaaatcaaaattatcTGTCTTTTGAAACTCATCTTGGCCAAAGCATAATTCTTGTAGTAGTAACCCCAAAGACTGTCATAAATCTCCTACCGAGTCAAGGGAACTTGCCTCGTTTGATCCAAACTAAGAAGGTACTAGTTAGATTTAGTATCTACAAAGTTGGGTAAACTCAGTTAATCTCCAAATTGAGTTAAAAGATTTCCTAGGAAGCACAACATAAGATTGATGCATGTCTAGGCTTAAGATAAATGTTGAAAAGTAGTGTTTCCTAGGTAGTTAGGATAAATTCTGGTCCAAAATTCCAACCCTCACGCTTGGCTAGGGCCAAGAAAGTCGTTACATCTGCTTGAAGAGGTGCTAAAATTCAAGAAAGTGTTTTGacaaaacttaatacttaattaattaagttGCTTTTAAGTTAAATCATTATTAAGTTGTTgagttaaaatttattatttaatttttttatttttaagtattaaggttatttgataaaattaacttaaaatttattttaaattatcaacttgaagtatttagttgcattaattttaactaatatttatccttatttgctttaaataatgtttatttctatgaattttaaataataaatttgtttgttaaacacctatatttaaaatattgtaaatatataaaataaccatgaaatatttattataaaaagtgAGTTATGAATGTGGAATTATAgttgtaaaatatattatcattagATGTGAGCAAAtgaggtaaaaataaaaaataaaaaataaaattaagaataaattatttattttaatttaatccttaaaattactttaactttaagttgtgatattaagttattttactaaatatatttaatttaaataaggacttaaattaagttattaagttatattaaatcgttaagttgatttatcaaacaccctctAAGTGTCAAATGGAGCGTAGAATTTTAGCCATTGCTCAATTGATTAATGTTGATTGATCAATGGCTGAATATCTTGCCTAGTATTAACTCCAACTGTTTTAGGTGAGATTGGTTTGCAGCCAATTCTTTCTGTATGACAACAACTTACCACTTAAATTTTGACAATTAGGACATGGTAGCAGCAGGAACAGATACAGCATCAAGCGCAGTAGAATGGGCGATGGCTGAACTGATGAACAAACCCGAAAAAATGGAAAGAGCCCAAAAAGAACTAGAACAAGTGGTTGGTATGAACAATATGGTAGAAGAGACTCATCTCCCAAAACTTCCTTTTCTAAATGCCGTAGTAAAGGAAGTTCTAAGGTTACACCCTCCCGGACCATTCCTGGTGCCTCGTCGCACTCGTGAGCCATGTGTTCTAAGGGGCTATACAATTCCAAGCGGCACACAAGTCCTGGTAAATGCGTGGGCGATACATAGAGATCCTGAATTTTGGGACAGTCCTTCAGAGTTTCAGCCTGAAAGGTTCTTGAGCGGGAGCTTGAAATGTGATTatagtggaaatgattttcGATATCTTCCTTTCGGGTCAGGGAGGAGAATTTGTGCAGGAGTTCCATTAGCTGAGCGAATAGTACCACATATCCTAGCTTCAATGTTACATTTGTTCGATTGGAGGCTACCGGATGGGGTGAATGGTGTCGATCTCACTGAGAAGTTTGGCCTAGTGTTAAGAAAAGCGACGCCCTTTGTCGCAATTCCGAAGCCAAGACTATCAAACCTAGACTTATATACTTAAATGCATGCTTTTTTTCTTCAATGGAGTAGATACTCAAAATAATGGCCTCTTTACTTAACCAATTTTCAGGTGCTGTTATATTAGTTTGCAATCTAAGATTTCACTAGGACAGAAAAGTTTTTAAGTTTCACCTCAATTAAGTCAAAATAAGTTGAAACTTTGGGAAGGAAACTTCAATTTACTCAAATTCCAAATGACAAGGCTAAAAATTGTCATAAGAATTAGAGTTTacatctaatattttttataaagcattaaatgggtatttgataaaacttaatacttattgctttattatttaaattgattttaaattaaattattattaagttgttaatttcaaacttattatttattttttactttaaatattaaagttgtttgataaaatcaatttaaaatttgttttaaatctaTCAAAATGATACACTtacccttattaattttaactaatgtTTCTCctcattgattttaactcatatttatttttattaattttaagtaataattttatttataaaaagtctatatttaaagtattgtagatacataagataaatataaaaatatttatcataaaaaatgagttatggaTGTGGAATCATGATTCTAAAATATGCTTTCACCCATATAGGAAATTGAggtaaaaatgatttgagattaaaactaaatttactattttaacttaatattaagagttaaaaataattttaagatgtaatattaatttatttcactaaatatgtttaatttatttaatgatttaaattaagttactAAATCATATTAAgctattaagttgatttatcaaacattcTAAAAGTTTAGAATATCTTGAGAGATTgctaacttcaatttttttctagtGCAATGGTAAACAATATTAATTTAGTATGCGTGATATAATTGATTACTCAATAATAGATAAATTTACGATAAAACTGTAAAGGAACTTCCTATTCAATATTTGATTTAAGCTAATTAATACAAAGCCAAAAATGTAGAACTTGTAGGTATGCATATGCAACAAAGTTTAATTCTTTATGACTTCAAAAATTTACAGTGTCAACTTATTAAGCTTGACTTATTTAGTGTCATGTAGATAAAAGAACTGAAAGGATCTTAATATTAATAACTTATTCACCTAAAACTATGCTTATAACCTACGGCCATATAGCTTCAGTATTAACTTATCATGTCACCAAGACCATTTATTCACCTTTACACCAATCATTGCTTATATTTGGCACCGCATCAATCAAACCATTTCTAAGTAAGAAACCCCATTTTCTCTCTATTGCTAAGCTAAAGGGTGGTTGGATATGAAGGAGATTTTGTTTtctcataaattaatttaatgcaTTCATATTTGCCCATTCAAAGCATAATGTCATGGACATGGGTATTTCCCAAGCTTATATGTGGTACTTAGACAACTCAAGCCGCTAAGTGAGCCTTTTCTCAACTTAACTTTTCATACTAAGCAATGTACACGAATTGAACACTATGAACAACAAAGGAAGCAACACTCAAagagtttgaaaaaaatgaaacttgtGTTGCACTAAAATGCTTTACGAGACTAAGAATGCTCTTAAGTATTTGGTGCCTTAACTAAATGAGATTATCCCCTATTTATAGCCACCTATAGAACTCTTTAAAACCCTCAACGGTTCTTTATATCTATAGAATTTTCTATAATTACCTACACAAATCCTATGTACAAGCTCTATACAAGATATTTTCGGAACTCTCTATATTTCTCTACATATTTTTATTGTCTTCCATTCTTGTGTAGAAATTTGTGAATATCTCTAGGCTTCTCTAAAATCTTCCACACTTCTCCACTAGTAGACTAGTGTAGATGATTTTAGGGGTTTCGAAAGCTTTTTGTTCACTATAAAAGCTCAAATAAGTGTCATTTTGATAAGTTGTGACAATAAGTTAACAATCACCTTGTCTATTTTTCAAGTTTAATATTTCAACTGGTAATCCATTTGAATTGCCTCCTATGCGATGCTTGTATTGAACTAGGTGATCCTAAAGTTAAATGTGAACATTTTGCTAGTTAGATTTGATAGACAAGCAGTAACTGTTGTTTTGGTCACTTGATTTCTGCATTGACCACATAATGCTCACATTTGCATGTAGTAAGCTCATTAGTTGTGGTTTCACGGTAAGGTGTCAAACTTAGTGACAACATTATTATTGATTAAGAATAATTGAACTATTTCTATGTTGAAGGATGTACTCATTTtctaagtatttttatttttcaatgaattTGGCTTACttacaaaaatgaaaagtaatttAGAAATTCGTACCGTAATTGATTTTGGATATATTTATAATctaaaagttaattttatagTGCAATTTGCATGAGTAAATATCAAACAAAGTCCTGGTTATTTATACTTTCAAAGACTAAGTTGTGGGTCTGGTCTGGCTGAACTGTCGATCGACAATATCTTCGGTTCGGGTGGCGGCTGAACCAATTGGCACCATTGGCCTTAAAAGATAGATGGTTTGCAAAGCAACCATTTTAGTTGTGAGagtacaataataaaaattgaattgagCAGTATTTCAAACTATATAATTCACGCCAATCATGATAGAAGTTCAAGGTACAAGAAAACCATTATTCATAAACAAAAAGTTTAGTTGCCTTTCATTAGGCATCACAAGCTGTTCCTCCAGGTCCCCCAAAGAGCATAGCATACCGCCGTGGCTCTCCCGTATATCCTTTATATGCCACTTGATAACAATTAGGATTAGGGTTGTCTGTAATTTCGAGCAAGCTTGTATTTTTGGGTTCAAAAAGTATATTTGAGGAGTCAACAAGTTGCATATTACTAATAAAGCATGTCCTTGAAAAATCATTAGCATCGAAATGGCCACTACCCATTGGTGGGGCTGGCTGATTTAGAGGGCTATAAGCCTTTCCTCCAAATTGAATCTCTGAGGCAGAGTCAGCCATGGTTGTGAATATGGATTTTGGCCAATAACCAATGAATTCTTTTCTTCCATGCTTTGTTTCATGTGCCATCCACCAATTTCCTGATTTTGGGTCCTACAGTccaaaaggacaaaaaaatgCATTAGTGGTGTAAATATTTTAGCATAAAGTATGTACCTAAGAACATGATAGTAATGAGCATGATTAATACGTAGTCTTGCATACTTCAATTTGGACGTGTGTTTAGCACTGAAATAGAGAAATTTTGGACTAAATCACAATATTGTGTGCAAGAGgaaaacataattttgataagagtgagttttgattttaatgattgttttcttttattgatgttctaatttatattaattcaaCATAATATGAATGAGCAACcgaaaaaaattaggttttgttcaaaaagtgttttgaaaaacaattctaaaaaaaaaaaatttaagaataatttttgaaaacttttctttcatattttgtaaaataaaagtctgtttgaaaacctgaaatattattaagttgttttctatgtttttaaatgtatttttaaaataactcttatatgtagtttttcaattttaatcatttttttatatttgcataattattttttaaaataattatttttaaaaataaaaataaaaacaactcaaatatattatctgaaaacaccatattttttgtttttaagaatagaaaactattttctattttctacttATCTAAAAACAtcatatgtatgtatgtatatatgtatagtTTTTACCTTGAAAATGAGTATATCCAACATATATTGCACATCCCCACCGTACTCGGAAATCGGAAGTATCTGACCCAAATAGTTTTCTCGACTAATTTGTACAAAACCAGGGCACAAAGAGTTGAAACACCCGGTTGTTCGATAATTATCAGCCTAATATTGCAAACCAAATATACGTCTAATTAACATATTCAAACCAacaattttatatgataaaatttcatGTAAATAAAAGTTTCGAAGTCTTACAGTCCAATAAGTAAAAGATCTTGTGTGGTTGTCTCCAAACAATTTCGGATTTATCTGAAAgcatccaaaataaaaaataaaaaagttacaaCATGCATATTAAAAGAGctagaaaaatcattttaggaAGATCATAGAGTTAGATCACTTACAGTCCATCCGAATTGTATGTTATTGGTTTGTTCAAGACTATTCTGAATCCATATCGAAGCTTCGCTGAATTGGTTTTCTGAAACTTTTACGTTACGGATGTTGATCTTTGCTGCAGCTCCACAATATCCTTTGGACGTGTCTGGTGCTGTTTTGACCAGTTGGAACTTCATGCAAGACACGAACATGAATCAATactttatttcaattaattttttgacaTGTCTAATGTTGTGTGTATACATCATGAGTTGGAAAAGATCGGAAGGCTTACATGAAATCCAAAATATTTTGAGGTAGATGGATGAGCATTTGCATTTGCGCGATAATGATTTGAGACGGCTTTTGCTGCAACTAAATCTTCCTTCCTAGTCCTTCGTACGAGGACTGTTCCTTCGGGACATTTTTCCAGTGTCTTGGGCATGGGGTGTTGCGGTATTGAATCTCTAATGTTTGGAATTTCTTTAGGGAGAGAGCTAGGTGTCATCTGTTTACAAGGTATTTAGACATGAATCAGTTCATTTCTAATAAGAGAATCAAtcataagaatataaaaaatgagaaaaatgggtTATGATtcactaatttgaaaatatatccacaaattttttaaatcggttttattttcatccatttgAAGAAAAacctcaaataattatttcttgagATGATCCTTTCACTTGTTATATCAATAATGCTAATTAGCAAGTCAATAAAATAGATGTTTAATTGTAATGAACCGATCTcccttttacttttattttttttttaaataaaaaataaaaatcatgagGTCGGacttaagatttaaaaaaaaaaaaaaaatacaactaaaactaaaatacttaaaaattaaatacaaataaaacaaaaaaaaaacttaaaaaataagtatatgatatctatatttttaactAACATATTTTACCAACAAAatgaaagtcaatattttatttttatatttttagctttcaaattttttaaaattttttattttattctccatgttaaccaataaaaattttattcaattatattaaaatatatatataatataaatataaaatcattattaactaaaaaattagaaaatattttatttatcatttgagAATCCTTAAAAAATTTCCACAATGATTTGTACctcatattaaataataaaaatttataatatatttatctataatatatttttattactttaaaatgataaattatttttttgataattttatttaatattattaagta contains these protein-coding regions:
- the LOC100250930 gene encoding geraniol 8-hydroxylase, yielding MSSMVHRLLAMASSFWSQWCNIGYGGAGLFVSFAVIAVGAISWHILRKESLALPPGPRGMPVLGNLPFLHPDLHSCFAKMAQKYGPVMRLWLGNKLTVVLSSPSLAKEVLRDNDAIFADRDTPIAMLTMTYGGSGLIWARCDQNWRMLRKVWVGEMLSKVSLDRLYALRHREVWDSMRRIYANAGTSVNVNEHTFSAMINVITSMLWGRTLEGEERRHADKEFRQVVWEMFDLLTKPDVSDLFPVLAPLDIQGKNSKMKKLGSRLDRIFDFIINHHEVKGLSMEGIENKDREHKDLLQIFLQNEEGSKGILDKTQLKALFLDMVAAGTDTASSAVEWAMAELMNKPEKMERAQKELEQVVGMNNMVEETHLPKLPFLNAVVKEVLRLHPPGPFLVPRRTREPCVLRGYTIPSGTQVLVNAWAIHRDPEFWDSPSEFQPERFLSGSLKCDYSGNDFRYLPFGSGRRICAGVPLAERIVPHILASMLHLFDWRLPDGVNGVDLTEKFGLVLRKATPFVAIPKPRLSNLDLYT
- the LOC104882129 gene encoding protein neprosin produces the protein MVINRDKPLKRYHVGIIQAMLIPPNVELVFGIEASGENLIDTTKVNTRLPMLVYVFCENSKMKILLVFALIFLGLNWRSQRNISVLEKEESELERQLKILNKPPVKSFQDVDGSILDCIDINKQPAFDHPLLKDHKIQMTPSSLPKEIPNIRDSIPQHPMPKTLEKCPEGTVLVRRTRKEDLVAAKAVSNHYRANANAHPSTSKYFGFHFQLVKTAPDTSKGYCGAAAKINIRNVKVSENQFSEASIWIQNSLEQTNNIQFGWTADNYRTTGCFNSLCPGFVQISRENYLGQILPISEYGGDVQYMLDILIFKDPKSGNWWMAHETKHGRKEFIGYWPKSIFTTMADSASEIQFGGKAYSPLNQPAPPMGSGHFDANDFSRTCFISNMQLVDSSNILFEPKNTSLLEITDNPNPNCYQVAYKGYTGEPRRYAMLFGGPGGTACDA